A window from Hemicordylus capensis ecotype Gifberg chromosome 2, rHemCap1.1.pri, whole genome shotgun sequence encodes these proteins:
- the NSA2 gene encoding ribosome biogenesis protein NSA2 homolog, whose product MPQNEYIELHRKRYGYRLDYHEKKRKKEGREAHERSKKAKKMIGLKAKLYHKQRHAEKIQMKKTIKMHEKRNTKQKNDEKTPGGAVPAYLLDREGQSRAKVLSNMIKQKRKEKAGKWEVPVPKVRAQGETEVLKVLRTGKRKKKAWKRMVTKVCFVGDGFTRKPPKYERFIRPMGLRFKKAHVTHPELKATFCLPILGVKKNPSSPLYTSLGVITKGTVIEVNVSELGLVTQGGKVVWGKYAQVTNNPENDGCINAVLLV is encoded by the exons ATG CCTCAGAACGAGTACATAGAGTTACACCGTAAGCGATATGGCTATCGCTTGGATTACCatgagaagaagagaaagaaagagggccgTGAGGCTCATGAGCGCTCAAAGAAAGCCAAGAAAATGATTGGATTAAAAGCTAAGCTTTACCATAAACAACGTCATGCAGAGAAGATACAGATGAAGAAGAC TATTAAGATGCATGAAAAAAGAAATACCAAGCAGAAGAATGATGAGAAAACCCCAGGAGGAGCTGTACCAGCATATCTGCTGGACAGAGAAGGCCAATCCCGAGCTAAAGTGCTTTCCAATATGATTAAACAGAAGCGaaaagagaaagct GGAAAATGGGAGGTTCCTGTTCCCAAAGTCCGTGCTCAGGGAGAGACAGAAGTGCTCAAGGTGCTCCGtacaggaaagagaaagaagaaggcaTGGAAGAGAATGGTCACGAAAGTGTGTTTTGTTGGGGATGGCTTCACTAGAAAACCTCCAAAATATGAGCGATTCATCCGGCCTATG GGTTTGCGATTCAAGAAGGCCCATGTAACACATCCTGAACTCAAGGCCACTTTTTGTCTGCCTATCCTTGGTGTAAAAAAGAATCCCTCTTCTCCTCTGTATACATCTTTGGGGGTCATTACGAAAGGTACCGTCATCGAGGTCAATGTGAGTGAACTTGGGCTCGTGACTCAAGGGGGCAAAGTAGTTTGGG GAAAGTATGCACAAGTAACCAACAATCCAGAAAACGATGGGTGCATTAATGCAGTTCTTCTGGTATAG